From Leptospira congkakensis, one genomic window encodes:
- a CDS encoding porin OmpL1 has translation MLKSLRFGMMGFLLLCLAGSLSAQSGPRSYVMIGLGAQFDLAQLGGTITKDGLDSGQPRLRPDGSAYGTPQKAIYAENTLISLKRTTGGAIGAKTNGAMVGGNINVGYEKEGIFGINSLFWRVNVNYTTKIAGGDTSSTVMGYKWLDQEWSYTAWTVPTYLGIKLYNAANDTAVYVGAGVNYFQGWWGVSGTINNPGLQTFAPGVLGPGGALLGDAPTSGIHKENVRFGASGIGLNWLVGAQTKITDKGHLFFELETILSAGMGVGGVNSLGGASALAPWVAYPVVIGGQTYRVGYKIEI, from the coding sequence ATGCTGAAATCTCTACGTTTTGGAATGATGGGGTTCTTACTTTTGTGCTTAGCTGGTAGCTTAAGCGCTCAATCAGGTCCTCGTTCTTATGTTATGATCGGTCTTGGAGCTCAATTTGACCTAGCTCAACTCGGTGGAACTATCACAAAAGATGGTCTAGATTCTGGTCAACCTAGACTTCGTCCAGATGGATCCGCTTACGGAACACCACAAAAGGCTATTTATGCTGAAAACACTTTGATCAGCTTAAAAAGAACTACTGGTGGCGCAATCGGTGCAAAAACTAACGGAGCTATGGTGGGTGGTAACATCAACGTAGGTTACGAAAAAGAAGGTATTTTTGGAATCAATAGCCTTTTCTGGAGAGTCAACGTTAACTACACTACAAAGATTGCTGGTGGTGATACATCTTCAACTGTAATGGGTTACAAATGGTTAGACCAAGAATGGTCTTACACTGCTTGGACTGTTCCTACATACCTTGGTATCAAACTTTACAACGCTGCTAACGACACTGCTGTGTACGTTGGTGCTGGTGTGAACTACTTCCAAGGATGGTGGGGAGTTTCTGGAACAATCAATAACCCAGGACTTCAAACTTTTGCTCCAGGAGTTCTTGGACCAGGAGGAGCTCTTCTTGGTGATGCTCCTACTAGTGGAATTCATAAAGAAAACGTACGTTTTGGTGCAAGCGGAATCGGTTTAAACTGGTTAGTTGGTGCTCAAACAAAAATCACTGACAAAGGTCACCTTTTCTTCGAATTGGAAACTATCCTTTCCGCAGGAATGGGAGTTGGTGGTGTGAACTCTTTAGGTGGAGCTTCTGCTCTTGCTCCTTGGGTTGCATACCCAGTAGTGATCGGTGGACAAACTTACCGCGTAGGTTACAAAATCGAGATCTAA
- a CDS encoding 4a-hydroxytetrahydrobiopterin dehydratase, producing MREKPTDLTTIEIQNLLNTYQEWKLESTEGVSFFQYEKEFRNFKEAFVFLTKLAFVSESLDHHAEIWNVYNRVRLRLFTHETNSLTTRDQNFIIQLMT from the coding sequence ATGAGAGAAAAACCAACCGACCTGACAACTATCGAAATTCAAAACCTACTAAACACTTACCAAGAATGGAAATTGGAATCAACAGAAGGTGTTTCCTTTTTTCAATATGAAAAGGAATTTCGAAATTTCAAAGAAGCCTTTGTATTTCTCACAAAACTAGCATTCGTTTCTGAATCCCTAGACCATCATGCAGAAATTTGGAATGTATACAACAGGGTGCGTTTGCGCTTATTCACACATGAAACAAATTCCCTAACCACAAGAGATCAAAATTTCATCATCCAGCTTATGACATAA
- a CDS encoding DMT family transporter yields the protein MTGNEKKGYFYVFLTGVFFAFEVIGFKEIFRNYNTEPEIAALFGVGFAFIIVTPYFLFSQKRQSKVITTIKRDGLILALGTISNAIGIVLYYYALKQTDLGPSAILIKTTVLYNVLLGVFFLGEKLKSREVFGIAIAILGIYMISTLQGQIKLISAFCILLSAFLFAIQSYMIKKYIPEILGLEYAYLRLFLLTIFFFLYSLYIGSFYIPKVSVIIILGLFSLLGYFLGRAFYFEAHNHLPISKLNATLLIEPIFLMFVGILFMKEPVDGQKLIGAGLILLGLYLIVFHKKKGKP from the coding sequence TTGACTGGTAATGAAAAAAAAGGATATTTCTATGTATTCCTTACAGGAGTATTTTTTGCTTTTGAGGTCATTGGTTTCAAAGAAATCTTCCGGAATTACAATACTGAACCGGAGATAGCGGCTCTATTTGGAGTTGGATTTGCTTTTATCATTGTCACTCCTTACTTTTTATTTTCCCAAAAACGACAATCCAAGGTCATTACTACCATCAAACGAGATGGACTCATTTTAGCATTAGGAACCATTTCCAATGCCATTGGCATTGTTTTGTATTATTATGCACTGAAACAAACGGATTTAGGACCCTCTGCCATCCTGATCAAAACTACTGTTCTTTACAATGTATTACTTGGAGTTTTTTTCTTAGGAGAGAAGCTGAAAAGCAGAGAGGTGTTTGGAATCGCTATTGCCATCCTTGGAATCTATATGATCTCCACTTTACAAGGCCAAATCAAACTGATTTCTGCTTTTTGTATTTTACTCAGTGCTTTTCTTTTTGCAATCCAAAGTTATATGATAAAAAAATACATTCCGGAAATTCTGGGACTCGAGTATGCTTATTTGCGACTCTTCCTTCTTACGATATTTTTCTTTTTATATTCCTTATACATCGGTAGTTTTTATATTCCGAAAGTTTCTGTTATCATCATTCTTGGATTATTTTCATTACTTGGATATTTTTTAGGGCGAGCTTTTTATTTTGAAGCACACAACCATTTGCCTATCAGTAAACTCAATGCCACACTCCTGATAGAACCCATCTTTTTAATGTTTGTTGGAATTTTATTTATGAAAGAACCGGTTGATGGTCAAAAATTAATTGGTGCAGGACTTATCCTTCTGGGATTGTATTTGATTGTTTTTCATAAAAAGAAGGGAAAACCATGA
- the ung gene encoding uracil-DNA glycosylase encodes MKDVQIEPGWKEVLQLEFEKPYFSTLREWIREEYKSKVVYPPAKLIFNAFDSCPFDKVKVVILGQDPYHGPGQAHGLCFSVNDGVPFPPSLQNIFKEIGEDIQKPIPKTGNLTRWANQGVLLLNATLTVQKDKAGSHQNKGWEEFTDAAIKILAEKKSNIVFLFWGSFAGKKEILIPPNKHYVLKSAHPSPLSAYRGFLGNKHFSKTNEYLRSQGKEPIDW; translated from the coding sequence TTGAAAGACGTTCAAATTGAACCAGGTTGGAAAGAAGTTCTACAATTAGAATTTGAAAAACCATATTTTTCTACCTTAAGAGAATGGATCAGGGAGGAATATAAATCAAAGGTTGTTTACCCACCTGCAAAATTAATTTTTAATGCGTTTGACTCTTGTCCCTTTGACAAAGTGAAAGTTGTGATTCTTGGCCAAGATCCCTACCACGGTCCAGGCCAGGCCCATGGACTTTGTTTTTCTGTAAATGATGGTGTTCCCTTTCCTCCTTCTTTACAAAATATCTTTAAAGAAATTGGGGAAGACATACAAAAACCCATTCCTAAAACGGGAAACCTCACACGCTGGGCAAACCAAGGTGTACTTCTGTTAAATGCCACACTCACGGTTCAAAAAGACAAAGCAGGTTCTCACCAAAACAAAGGCTGGGAAGAATTTACGGATGCGGCCATCAAAATCTTAGCAGAGAAAAAATCAAACATCGTGTTTTTATTTTGGGGATCTTTTGCGGGGAAAAAAGAAATCCTTATCCCACCAAACAAACACTATGTGCTAAAATCGGCACACCCTTCCCCACTTTCAGCTTACAGAGGATTTTTAGGAAACAAACATTTTTCAAAAACAAACGAGTATTTACGATCTCAAGGAAAAGAACCCATTGACTGGTAA